In the genome of Calothrix sp. PCC 6303, the window TCTACGGCGGCGCTGACAGTGACACAATTTCCGGGGGTAGTGGCAATGACACCCTATTCGGTGGTGCAGGTGATGATGTCCTAACAGGTGGAGACGGTGCTGATACCCTAACAGGTGGTGCTGGCAATGATAACCTAACTGGTGGTAGCGGTGCTGATATCCTAACAGGTGGAGATGGTGCTGATATCCTAACGGGTGGAGATGGTGCTGATAACCTAACAGGTGGTGCCGGCAATGATAACCTAACTGGTGGTAGCGGTGCTGACACCCTAACAGGTGGAGACGGCGATGATGTCCTAACAGGTGGAGACGGTGTTGATATCCTAACAGGTGGCAGCGGTGCTGATATCCTAACAGGTGGTAGCGGTGCTGATATCCTAACAGGTGGTGCTGGTAACGACACCATGAGTGGAGAATCAGGAAGCGACACCTTTATTTTTGCATCTGTTTTTGGAAGCGATCGCATAAATGGTTTTGGCAATAATGCAGACAAAATAGACCTCACTGCATTTGCAACTAGCTTTGGATCTTTAACGGTGACTCAAAATGGTGCAAACACAGATATTTCCAGTTCCCTTTTTGGTACAGATACCATTACCCTCGCAAACTTCACAGCCACCAATGTGGATGCTACAGACTTTATCTTCTAATTACAGCAGTTTTCATGTATTTAGACCACAATTATGAGACCTAACCTAGGCTGTAAACTTTGTACCCTTTTGCCCATAAGGGTTCATGCAGAAAGTGTGTTGACTACTTTTGTGGAAAAACGGCTGTTCCAGCCGTTTTTCCACAAACAAAAAAGAACACGAATAATTTTCCACAAAATCGCCTAAAAACCAACAAAGTCAACAGCCTAGACCTAACCCCCAGAGAAAATCAAAGCCTCTCTCCTCCTAGGAGAGAGGTACCCTAGCGGGAAGTCGCTACGCGTCTATGGAGAGAGGTCTATTTGTGGTTCATTTACCTGAAAATTGGTGTCAGCATAAGTAGGTGAATGGGAAAATAACTATGTAGCAAATTGCCTTGTAGTTGCGCTTTCGCGCTATGCATCCATAACGATGAAGCGCAACTACGAGCAAAAAAATGATTTGATTTTAAGGTTAATAAAATGCGGATACTTTTTACCATCGCCCACTTTTTTCGACCAGATAACCAAGGAAAACACGCTTCCCAAAGGAAAGATCACCGACCCCGTGTACATGCTTTAACTCAAAGCATTACTAATTTGCATCAGCTATTTGGCAAATCCCAAAGTATTATTAATATCGGTCAAAGATTAGCTGTTCCGGCAAATCAGTCCCAAGAGAGTAAGCTCGATATTATTATTTGCACTACTCAAGATTGTCATCTCCTCGAACAACTACCTTTACCATCCCATTTTTATCGCCATTATCCAACTCAAGCCGAGCCTTTGTTATTAGGATTTGAATGTCAAGCTGTGCTGAGAGATAATTTAGGCAAATATGATTATTACTGTTTTCTCGAAGATGATTTAATGATTCAAGACCCTTGGTTTTTTGTAAAATTAAATTGGTTCACCCAACAAGCTGGTGATATCAGTTTACTACAACCCAATCGTTATGAAGTCTCCGTAAATAATTCTACCGCTAAAGCCTATATTGATGGCGATTTATTGCCAAGAGTAACCGCACCTTTTCAAAATATCCAAGAACAGCCAGAATTTAAAGGCAAAATAATGGGAATGCCAATCACATTTAATCGTGCTTTAAATCCCCATTCTGGTTGTTACTTTCTAAATGCCAATCAAATGGCTTATTGGGCAAAGCAAAAGCATTTTCTTGATCGAGATACTAGTTTTGTCAGCCCCTTAGAAAGTGCTGCCACCTTAAGTATTATGAAGACATTTAGAATCTACAAAACAGTAGCACAACAGGCAAACTTTTTAGAAATTCAGCATTTTGGTACGGGCTTTATCAGTCTAATTGGGAGAAAAATAGCTTTATCAGTCAGCTAAAATAATTGAGTATTAGTGGCATTACTGTATAATATTAGTGAATTTGAGCCAGTATCCCCATAACTAATTTCCATTAATGTCAATCAATAATGAAAACAAACAATTAGCAATCAAAGGATATACAAAGAAGTTTAAAGGCTTTATGTGGTACGCTCGTACCCGCATTCTCTTCTCGTATATTCTCGTCTTTGGTGTGACTTTTGTGGTTTTTGTTCCCGCATTTCGTGGGTTGCTATACGCACGAGTTAATACCCGTGTTTATAGCGAGACAACGGAAAAAATGCATGTATTTAACGAATTAGTTGGCACAGACAAGAAACATCATATACAAGGTAAGGAGCACACTGAAACTAATTTACTTCGGAATGCAGATCAACGTCTGCTAAAACCCCCATCTTCCGAAGAAGAGTTAGAAGAATTTTTTGATGGCTTTTTAGGCAATCAGCTTCCAGAAGACGATACATATCTGATTGCACTAATGAAAGGAAGATTTTATAAATCTAGCCCTAGAGCCAGACCAAAACAACTGAGCATAGATTCAAAAATTATTAATGATTGGGCAAAGTTAACTAAACCAGAAGAAGGTGAAAAGGTAACTTCTAGTAATAGTGTCGGCAGTATTATTTATCTTGCTCAACCTGTAATGATCAATGACAAAATCATCGGGGTATTTGTCATTGCACGTACCACAGCGGGTGAACGAAATGAAGTATTGGAAGCTGTGGGTGTAATTATTCAGGTTGCTGCAAGTCTATTATTTTTGGTTTTAGTTTTGGGTTGGTTTGCTTCGGGAAAAATTCTCGCACCTCTACGCTTATTAACACAAACTGCTCGCAGTATTAATGGATCTGATTTAAATCAACGCATCACCGTCAAAGGAGAAGGAGAAATTGCCGAGTTGGCAGCTACTTTTAATGAAATGATGGATCGATTAAAAGTCGCTTTCACCAGCCAGCGAGATTTTCTCAACGATGCTGGACATGAACTGCGAACACCAATTACCATCATTCATGGTCATCTGGAGTTGATGGGAGATGATCCTCAAGAAAGACAGGAAACTTTAGCCTTAGTGATGGATGAATTAGAGCGGATGAAACGATTGGTTAATGACCTAATTCTACTTGCTAAGGTGGAGCATCCGAATTTTTTGCATTTACAAACATTTGATATCAATAGTTTTACCGAAGAGATATTTGCCAAAGCTCAAGCTTTGGGAGAACGTAATTGGCAGCTAGAAGCAGTGGCAACAGGTAAAATAGTTGGCGATCGCCAGCGCCTAACTCAAGCTATTATGAACTTAGCAGAAAATGCTACCCAATATACTAAACCGACTGATACAATTGCTCTTGGTTCGGTAATTCATCAAGGTAAAGTTAAGTTTTGGGTACGAGATACCGGAGAGGGTATTCCACAGGACGAACAAAAAAGAATATTCGAGCGTTTTGCCCGTGCTATAAACAGTCGCCGCCGATATGAGGGTTCTGGTTTAGGATTATCTATAGTTCAAGCAATTGTAGAAGCTCACGGAGGGGAAATAACGCTTATCAGTCAACTGGGTAAAGGTGCTAAATTTATTCTTATTTTACCTCCAGAAGCGACTTCATCACACAATAGGCAATAAGGATAATTAACAGCGGTGACTATATTCAGAGTTTTTCAGGTATCAATACTAATATTTGTAGCCGCTTGTCATAGTCATATTCATAGTCATAGTTTTAGTGAGCAGGAAAAAAATATCATTGTCCCCATAGTTGTAGAACAAGCATTTAGAGCTAAATATTCTGACGTTCCCCACACTTGGGAGAGAACTCATTACGGTTATGAGGCAGTATTTATTGAAGATGGTACTGAATATGAGGCAGAGTTTTCTGTTACTGGTGAATGGTTAGAAACCGAATATTTGGTGTCTAAGGAAAAATTTCCATCTACCGTTTTAGAAAAAATAAAAAAAGAATATCCCAATTTCATTATTACCAAATACGAAATTGAAATTACATCCAAAGGCTTATTTTACGAAGCAGATATTACAGATGGGGAAAGGGAATATGAAGTATATTTTGATTTCCAAGGTAATCCTATTGTTGATTTGTATGAGGATTAATAGGGAACAATTTTAGATTTATTTTTTATGTTTTTGCAGTCTCATAAATATCCTAACTTATTTCATAGAATAATGCTTCGTCCGCTGGTTCTATAAAATGTTGTCAATCAAACCTATATGATTGAGGGTTTGTCCAATTCGCGCTTTTCCCATGACACTCCTCAAAGTACAACTCCTGGGATGCAGCTTGTACCGATGAGCGGATACCTTTCTTTTTTTATTCACATTATTTATTGATACCTTATCTATCTTCAGTGGTTTTTCCTGCATTGAGTTGATACCTGTATAAAATGTTTGTATAAAGTTTAACAAACAAAAAAAATATATAAAAAACAGTATAAGTACAGTTAATTATTTTGTATAAAAAGAAAAAAATATTAAGTAAGAGGTTTACAATCACTCAAAAAAACTGCCATGACTACAATTTCTAATTTAAACAATGGAATTTTCACTGTTGATGCTATAGGTAAAGTTAGCGTTGATTATCTCTATGATGGAGGGTTGAACAAGGGAGAACTAGCGATCTTTAGCCTTGAAGGTATGGAAAATATGGCGGTGGGTTCCGCAGAATTTATTCGTGAAGCCACTAAACGTGCTCTCAGCAATTCTCAACAGGGTTATATAGCGGTACGGGATGAAAGCGATCGCGCTCGTTTCAGCGACCTGAATAATCAAATGTCCTGGGAAAAAGATTTTAACGGCGGTATTTACAAGAGTCTCCAGACATTTGAGATGAAGGCAGGAAGCAAATTTGCGATGATGTTAGTCACCGATACTACGGTAGCTAAGATTTCTCAAAGTACCTCCATTAGTACAGACAGAGTTCTATTTTCTTTTGGTTCAGTAGATCCAATCACCGGAAAAGTTGCACCCCAAATCACAGATATTACTGGTAAAGGAAATACCTTCGGTTGGGAAGATATTAATACCTTAAAACCAACCAATAATGATTTCAACGATATGGTTGTTCAGGTGTCTGGTGCAACAGCGATCGCACCTGCTCTCAAAGATTCTGTTAACTCTAACCGAAATTGGTTAAATACCCAAGTTGGGCAGGAATTATCACAATATGCTAACCGTTCTCGGTTTGAATCGGGTACATTTATTGTCGATGGTACTGGTCAAGTTCAATTTGACTATCTCTATGATGGCGGTTGGTATCAAGGAGAGTTAGCCGTCTTTAGCCTCAAAGGGATGCAAAATTACAAACCAGGTTCTGCAGAGTTTACACGAGAAGCCACAGCTCGCGCTTTAAGTAACTCGAAACAGGGTCACATTCTGATTAGCGATCGCACGGAAGGATCGCGCTTTAACGGTAATGTGAGTTGGGAACCTAACTTTAACGCTGGTGAGTATAAGGGAATTAAGTCTTTCCAGATGGATGCTGGGGATGAGGTAGCATTTATGCTAGTACAAAATACTACCTTTGATGAGATTTATCGCCAACCCTACGCTACTGCTCAAGCAGGTAAACAAGTTATTTTCTCTACCGATAAAAAGCAGCTAGTTGCAGTAGATAAAAATGGCACTCTAGCATTTGAAGATGTCGGTATTAGCTCTGGTAAGGCAGATAAAGATTTCAATGATTTGGTTTTCCAAGCCAAAGGACTCAACGGTAACAACATCCCTGAGATGAACGCTGAAATTAATTCCCAACGGGATTGGCGAACTAGCTCTACTGGACAAGACTTGCTCAAATATGCAAACCGCTCTACATATAGTGAGGGAGTGTTTGAAGTTGGTGAAACTGGTAAGGTAACTTTTGACTTTCTTTTTGATGGCGGTTGGTATAAAGGAGAGTTTGCCGTCTTCAGTCTCAAGGGAATGGAGAATTATAAACCTGGTTCGGAAGCTTTTATCAAAGAAGCCACGACACGCGCTCTCAGCAATTCTAAATTAGGTTATGTCTTGGCGAATGACCCGACTGAAGCGGCACGGTTTAGTGCAAAACTGTCTTGGGAACCTGATTTTAATTCTGATGGTGCAAAATATTTAGGAGTTAAAACCTTTAACATGGATGCAGGTGATAAATTTGCCTTCATGCTCGTCCCCAATACCACTGTTAAAGAGATTAACTCATTTAAGGGCATAAGTAGCGCCAGCTCTATGGTGCAATATGGAAAGGTACCTCTATTCTCCATTCCCGAAGCGAATCCTAGGATGGGTCGTGGACAAATGGTAAGTGTAGATGGTAGCGGAACTTTTGCTTTTGAAGATATTCCTACAGGTTTGTCTACTTCCGACCGCGATTACAACGATTTCGTTTTCCAAATCAAAGGTGCTACAGGAATCACTCAGTCAATAGATGATTTCTCTAACTCCGATCGCAATTGGCGTGCTACAGAAGTAGGAAAAGAATTACTCAAATATTCAAATCGGGCTGTTTTTGATGAAGGTGTCTTTCAAGTCGATTCAACAGGTCAAGTAAAAATCGACCTACTCTACGATGGTGGTGGTCATCACACCGATGAAATTGGCATTTTTAGCCTCAAAGGTATGGATATATATGAAGCTGGCTCAGATGCTTTCATCAGAGAAGCTATTCGCCGCGCCAGTAGTAATTCTACAGATGGTTATGTTGTAGTCAAAGATGCTGAAGAGGGTGCGCTTTTCAGTGACAATAGTGGCATTCTAGACTGGGAAATAGACTTTAATGATGGAGCATATCAAGGGAAGAAAACTTATCAGATGAAGGAGGGAGATACTTTTGGTTTTGTTCTCGCTTCTAATAAAACTTTTAATGATGTTTTAACTGGACAAAGTTTGAAAAATAATAACAGACCTTTCTTCTCTATGTCGGCGGTTAATTTAAACCATGATGTACAAGTGGGAGATGTACTTACAGGAACTAAAGGAACAATTATTGGTTTTGAAGATCTTTCTCTTAATGGAGGTTCTAATCGAGACTACAACGATTTTGTGATTAGCGTTGAAGGAGCTAAGAGTATTGGCATCACCAACGTCAAAGATATCATGGTTAACTATCATAACTGGGTGGATACACTAATAGGAAATGATATTGTTAACTACTTTAATAATGGAGCTACTTTGACAAATACTTTTTTCTCAAATAATACTAATCTAGGGTAAGCTCTAACGAACGAAACGCGGTTTCTTCAGTTGAAATACGAAACATTCTTGTCTTGAGTCGAAAGAAACCGCGCTTATTTACTTCACCAAAAGTTTTGAAAAACGTCAAATCGAGCTTTTTAATTATAGCAGTGGATATCTTGGTTAGGATATA includes:
- a CDS encoding sensor histidine kinase → MSINNENKQLAIKGYTKKFKGFMWYARTRILFSYILVFGVTFVVFVPAFRGLLYARVNTRVYSETTEKMHVFNELVGTDKKHHIQGKEHTETNLLRNADQRLLKPPSSEEELEEFFDGFLGNQLPEDDTYLIALMKGRFYKSSPRARPKQLSIDSKIINDWAKLTKPEEGEKVTSSNSVGSIIYLAQPVMINDKIIGVFVIARTTAGERNEVLEAVGVIIQVAASLLFLVLVLGWFASGKILAPLRLLTQTARSINGSDLNQRITVKGEGEIAELAATFNEMMDRLKVAFTSQRDFLNDAGHELRTPITIIHGHLELMGDDPQERQETLALVMDELERMKRLVNDLILLAKVEHPNFLHLQTFDINSFTEEIFAKAQALGERNWQLEAVATGKIVGDRQRLTQAIMNLAENATQYTKPTDTIALGSVIHQGKVKFWVRDTGEGIPQDEQKRIFERFARAINSRRRYEGSGLGLSIVQAIVEAHGGEITLISQLGKGAKFILILPPEATSSHNRQ
- a CDS encoding PepSY-like domain-containing protein translates to MTIFRVFQVSILIFVAACHSHIHSHSFSEQEKNIIVPIVVEQAFRAKYSDVPHTWERTHYGYEAVFIEDGTEYEAEFSVTGEWLETEYLVSKEKFPSTVLEKIKKEYPNFIITKYEIEITSKGLFYEADITDGEREYEVYFDFQGNPIVDLYED
- a CDS encoding DUF4114 domain-containing protein produces the protein MTTISNLNNGIFTVDAIGKVSVDYLYDGGLNKGELAIFSLEGMENMAVGSAEFIREATKRALSNSQQGYIAVRDESDRARFSDLNNQMSWEKDFNGGIYKSLQTFEMKAGSKFAMMLVTDTTVAKISQSTSISTDRVLFSFGSVDPITGKVAPQITDITGKGNTFGWEDINTLKPTNNDFNDMVVQVSGATAIAPALKDSVNSNRNWLNTQVGQELSQYANRSRFESGTFIVDGTGQVQFDYLYDGGWYQGELAVFSLKGMQNYKPGSAEFTREATARALSNSKQGHILISDRTEGSRFNGNVSWEPNFNAGEYKGIKSFQMDAGDEVAFMLVQNTTFDEIYRQPYATAQAGKQVIFSTDKKQLVAVDKNGTLAFEDVGISSGKADKDFNDLVFQAKGLNGNNIPEMNAEINSQRDWRTSSTGQDLLKYANRSTYSEGVFEVGETGKVTFDFLFDGGWYKGEFAVFSLKGMENYKPGSEAFIKEATTRALSNSKLGYVLANDPTEAARFSAKLSWEPDFNSDGAKYLGVKTFNMDAGDKFAFMLVPNTTVKEINSFKGISSASSMVQYGKVPLFSIPEANPRMGRGQMVSVDGSGTFAFEDIPTGLSTSDRDYNDFVFQIKGATGITQSIDDFSNSDRNWRATEVGKELLKYSNRAVFDEGVFQVDSTGQVKIDLLYDGGGHHTDEIGIFSLKGMDIYEAGSDAFIREAIRRASSNSTDGYVVVKDAEEGALFSDNSGILDWEIDFNDGAYQGKKTYQMKEGDTFGFVLASNKTFNDVLTGQSLKNNNRPFFSMSAVNLNHDVQVGDVLTGTKGTIIGFEDLSLNGGSNRDYNDFVISVEGAKSIGITNVKDIMVNYHNWVDTLIGNDIVNYFNNGATLTNTFFSNNTNLG